One segment of Pandoraea pnomenusa DNA contains the following:
- the purL gene encoding phosphoribosylformylglycinamidine synthase: MNHIACFAGALALSEFRQQRLLQTLQAIDSSIVRVDARYVHLVASVEPLSSEDVARVAGLLTYGEPVRDEPVGDQLLVIPRLGTISPWASKATDIARNCGIDHVRRIERAVEYTIGVKSGLLGGKKSLPADVLARVAAVLHDRMTETVVASRKDAEALFVELPAKPLQTVDVIGAGRGALEAANRDLGLALADDEIDYLVDAFTSVKRNPTDVELMMFAQANSEHCRHKIFNAQWTIDGQAQDKSLFQMIKNTHQLHPQGTVVAYSDNASVMEGAEVERWYPRGADGKYGRSVELTHTLMKVETHNHPTAISPFPGASTGAGGEIRDEGATGRGSTPKVGLTGFTVSNLALPDAREAWENDRDVAVPPSLRKPDDTGADYGRPDRIASPLQIMIDGPLGGAAFNNEFGRPNLGGYFRTYEQNVGGRVRGYHKPIMIAGGMGNIAAQHTHKHDLPAGTLLIQIGGPGMRIGMGGGAASSMATGTNTAELDFDSVQRGNPEIERRAQEVINWCWRQGEANPILSIHDVGAGGISNAFPELVDGAGKGARFDLRQVQLEESGMSPAEIWSNEAQERYVLAIAPDSFPAFQAICQRERCPVAVVGVATDERQLKLVDPMHPESPDPVDMPMDVLLGKPPRMHRDVKRVQAALPPVDVTGLSLDDVARAVLRHPTVASKSFLITIGDRTVGGLTARDQMVGPWQVPVADCAISLMDYAGYRGEAMTMGERTPLAVIDAPASGRMAVGEAITNIAAAPIASLDQIKLSANWMAACGTEGEDAALFDTVKAVGMELCPALGLSIPVGKDSLSMRTKWEDAGRGKDVVAPVSLIVSAFAPVEDVRGHLTPQLRSAADVGETVLIAIDLGRNKHRMGGSILAQVTQQIGDVAPDLDDPADLKRFFDAIQKLNRDGKLLAYHDRSDGGLFAAVAEMAFAGHVGVSLNVDMLTLDDGFESDYGDAKDWAKQTAGRREDKTLRALFSEELGGVIQVRASERDAVLQALREAGLSACTNVIGKPNTTDVIEIYRDAKKVFGAPRAELQRVWSEVSWRIARLRDNPAAADAEYEALNDTSDPGLSPKLTFDPSEDVAAPFIATGARPKVAILREQGVNSHLEMAYVLDKAGFDAYDVHMSDLLAGRHSLETFKGFIACGGFSYGDTLGAGEGWAKTILFNPSLAEQFAGFFNRADTFALGVCNGCQMMSNLSNLIPGAAAWPKFTYNQSKYEARLTQVEVLESPSLFFKDMAGSQLPIVVAHGEGYANFGQQGNIDQAIAAMRFVDHRGQPTEQYPYNPNGSPRGLTSVTTADGRFTVMMPHPERVFRTVQMSWAPAQWGEDSPWMRMFRNARRWVA; encoded by the coding sequence ATGAATCACATTGCCTGCTTCGCCGGCGCCTTGGCGCTCTCCGAATTCCGCCAGCAACGTCTTCTGCAGACCCTGCAAGCCATCGACAGCTCGATCGTGCGCGTCGACGCGCGCTACGTGCACCTCGTGGCCAGCGTCGAGCCGCTCTCGAGCGAGGATGTGGCACGTGTCGCCGGTCTGCTTACCTACGGTGAGCCGGTGCGTGACGAGCCGGTGGGCGATCAGCTGCTCGTGATCCCGCGGCTGGGCACGATCTCGCCCTGGGCGAGCAAGGCGACGGACATTGCCCGCAACTGCGGCATCGATCACGTGCGACGCATCGAGCGCGCGGTCGAATACACGATCGGCGTGAAGTCAGGACTGCTCGGCGGCAAGAAATCGCTGCCGGCCGACGTGCTCGCCCGCGTGGCCGCCGTGCTGCACGATCGCATGACCGAGACGGTCGTCGCCTCGCGCAAGGACGCTGAAGCGCTGTTCGTCGAGCTGCCGGCCAAGCCGCTGCAGACCGTCGACGTGATCGGTGCCGGACGCGGCGCGCTCGAGGCCGCCAACCGTGACCTGGGCCTCGCGCTGGCCGACGACGAGATCGATTACCTGGTCGATGCCTTCACGAGCGTCAAGCGCAATCCGACCGACGTGGAACTGATGATGTTCGCGCAGGCGAACAGCGAGCACTGCCGTCACAAGATCTTCAATGCGCAATGGACCATCGACGGCCAGGCGCAGGACAAGTCGTTGTTCCAGATGATCAAGAACACGCACCAGCTGCATCCGCAGGGCACGGTGGTTGCGTACTCGGACAACGCTTCGGTGATGGAAGGCGCCGAAGTCGAGCGCTGGTATCCGCGCGGCGCCGACGGCAAGTACGGCCGCAGCGTGGAACTCACGCATACGCTGATGAAGGTCGAGACGCACAACCACCCGACGGCGATTTCGCCGTTCCCGGGGGCGTCTACCGGCGCGGGTGGCGAGATTCGCGACGAAGGCGCGACGGGGCGCGGCTCCACGCCGAAGGTGGGGCTGACCGGCTTCACCGTGTCGAACCTGGCGCTGCCGGACGCACGCGAAGCGTGGGAGAACGATCGTGACGTGGCGGTGCCGCCGTCGCTGCGCAAGCCCGACGACACCGGCGCGGACTACGGCCGTCCGGACCGCATCGCCTCGCCGCTGCAGATCATGATCGACGGTCCGCTGGGCGGCGCGGCGTTCAACAACGAATTCGGCCGTCCGAACCTCGGTGGCTACTTCCGTACCTATGAACAGAACGTGGGCGGTCGTGTACGCGGCTATCACAAGCCGATCATGATCGCCGGCGGCATGGGCAACATCGCCGCGCAGCACACGCACAAGCACGATCTGCCGGCCGGCACGCTGCTGATCCAGATCGGCGGTCCGGGCATGCGCATCGGCATGGGCGGCGGCGCCGCAAGCTCGATGGCGACGGGCACCAACACCGCGGAACTGGACTTCGACTCCGTGCAGCGCGGCAATCCGGAAATCGAGCGTCGTGCGCAGGAAGTCATCAACTGGTGTTGGCGTCAGGGCGAGGCCAACCCGATCCTGTCGATTCACGACGTGGGGGCGGGCGGTATCTCGAACGCCTTCCCCGAGCTGGTCGACGGTGCGGGCAAGGGCGCGCGCTTCGACCTGCGCCAGGTGCAACTGGAGGAGTCTGGCATGTCGCCGGCCGAGATCTGGAGCAACGAGGCGCAGGAGCGTTACGTGCTCGCGATCGCACCCGACAGCTTTCCCGCATTCCAGGCCATCTGCCAGCGCGAGCGTTGCCCGGTGGCGGTGGTCGGCGTGGCGACCGACGAGCGCCAGCTGAAGCTCGTCGATCCGATGCATCCGGAATCGCCGGATCCGGTGGACATGCCGATGGATGTGCTGCTGGGCAAGCCGCCGCGCATGCATCGCGACGTGAAGCGAGTGCAGGCGGCGCTGCCTCCGGTGGACGTGACCGGCCTGTCGCTCGACGACGTGGCGCGTGCGGTGCTGCGTCATCCGACCGTGGCAAGCAAATCGTTCCTCATCACCATTGGCGACCGCACGGTGGGCGGCCTGACGGCGCGCGACCAGATGGTCGGTCCGTGGCAGGTGCCGGTGGCCGACTGCGCCATTTCGCTGATGGACTACGCCGGCTATCGTGGGGAAGCGATGACGATGGGCGAGCGCACGCCGCTGGCCGTGATCGACGCGCCCGCATCGGGCCGCATGGCGGTTGGCGAAGCCATCACGAACATTGCGGCGGCGCCGATTGCGTCGCTCGACCAGATCAAGCTGTCGGCTAACTGGATGGCAGCCTGCGGCACCGAAGGCGAAGACGCGGCGCTGTTCGACACGGTCAAGGCGGTGGGCATGGAGCTGTGCCCGGCACTGGGGCTGTCGATCCCGGTGGGCAAGGATTCGCTGTCGATGCGCACCAAGTGGGAAGACGCCGGTCGCGGCAAGGACGTGGTGGCGCCGGTCTCGCTGATCGTGTCGGCGTTCGCGCCGGTCGAGGACGTACGTGGTCATCTCACGCCGCAACTGCGCTCGGCCGCCGACGTTGGCGAGACAGTGCTGATCGCCATCGATCTGGGGCGCAACAAGCATCGCATGGGCGGCAGTATCCTCGCTCAGGTGACGCAACAGATCGGCGACGTGGCGCCGGATCTCGACGATCCGGCCGACCTCAAGCGCTTCTTCGACGCCATCCAGAAACTCAATCGCGACGGCAAGCTGCTCGCGTATCACGATCGTTCGGACGGCGGTCTGTTCGCCGCGGTCGCGGAAATGGCGTTCGCGGGGCATGTCGGTGTGTCGCTCAACGTCGACATGCTCACGCTCGACGACGGCTTCGAATCCGATTACGGCGACGCGAAGGACTGGGCCAAGCAGACGGCCGGTCGCCGGGAAGACAAGACGCTGCGCGCGCTGTTCTCGGAAGAGCTCGGCGGCGTCATCCAGGTGCGCGCATCGGAGCGCGACGCCGTGCTGCAGGCGCTGCGCGAAGCGGGTCTGTCGGCGTGCACGAACGTGATCGGCAAGCCGAACACGACTGACGTCATCGAAATCTATCGCGACGCGAAAAAGGTCTTTGGCGCGCCGCGTGCGGAACTGCAGCGTGTGTGGTCGGAGGTGAGCTGGCGGATCGCGCGTCTGCGCGACAACCCGGCCGCGGCCGACGCCGAGTACGAAGCACTGAACGACACCAGCGATCCGGGCCTCTCGCCGAAGCTGACGTTCGACCCCAGCGAAGACGTCGCGGCACCGTTCATCGCGACGGGGGCGCGTCCGAAGGTGGCGATCCTGCGAGAGCAGGGCGTGAACTCCCACCTCGAAATGGCTTACGTGCTCGACAAGGCCGGCTTCGACGCGTACGACGTGCACATGAGCGATTTGCTCGCGGGCCGTCACTCGCTCGAGACGTTCAAGGGCTTCATCGCCTGCGGCGGTTTCTCGTACGGCGACACGCTGGGCGCCGGCGAAGGCTGGGCCAAGACGATCCTGTTCAACCCCTCGCTTGCCGAACAGTTCGCCGGGTTCTTCAATCGCGCCGACACCTTCGCTCTGGGCGTATGCAACGGTTGCCAGATGATGAGCAACCTGTCGAACCTGATTCCGGGCGCCGCGGCGTGGCCGAAGTTTACGTATAACCAGTCGAAGTACGAAGCGCGTCTGACGCAGGTCGAGGTGCTGGAATCGCCGTCGCTCTTCTTCAAGGACATGGCGGGCTCGCAACTGCCGATCGTGGTCGCGCACGGCGAGGGCTACGCCAACTTCGGTCAGCAGGGCAACATCGACCAGGCGATTGCCGCGATGCGCTTTGTCGACCATCGGGGGCAGCCGACGGAGCAGTATCCGTACAACCCGAACGGTTCGCCGCGCGGGCTGACGTCGGTGACGACGGCCGACGGTCGCTTCACGGTGATGATGCCGCATCCGGAGCGCGTGTTCCGCACGGTGCAGATGAGCTGGGCACCTGCCCAGTGGGGCGAAGACAGCCCGTGGATGCGCATGTTCCGCAACGCGCGTCGCTGGGTCGCCTGA
- a CDS encoding peptidylprolyl isomerase: protein MALKLARTAMALGAAVSLTAVSLPALAQNVAVVNGTPVPVSRADAMVREMVRQGQPNSPQLQQQVREELVKREVLAQAAVSKGLASQPDVKAQLKLAEQGVLIRALIADFQKTSPVSDAEVQARYDQLKKQFGDKEYHARHILVPSEDTAKEIIAKLKGGAKFEDLAKQYSKDPGSAKNGGDLDWSPANAYVPEFADALQKLQKGQYTQAPVKTQFGYHVIELDDVRDAQIPPLSDVKPQLVQQMQEEKLQGFIEGLEKKAKIQ from the coding sequence ATGGCATTGAAACTCGCCCGCACGGCCATGGCGCTCGGCGCCGCCGTGTCGCTGACCGCCGTCTCCCTCCCTGCGCTCGCCCAGAACGTCGCCGTCGTGAACGGCACGCCGGTGCCTGTGTCGCGCGCCGACGCCATGGTGCGCGAAATGGTCCGTCAGGGTCAGCCGAACTCGCCGCAGTTGCAGCAGCAGGTGCGCGAAGAACTGGTCAAGCGCGAAGTGCTCGCGCAGGCAGCCGTCAGCAAGGGTCTGGCCTCGCAACCGGACGTCAAGGCGCAGCTCAAGCTCGCCGAGCAAGGCGTGCTCATCCGCGCGCTGATCGCCGACTTCCAGAAGACCTCGCCGGTGAGCGACGCCGAAGTGCAAGCCCGCTACGATCAACTGAAGAAGCAGTTCGGCGACAAGGAATATCACGCGCGCCACATCCTGGTGCCGTCGGAAGACACCGCCAAGGAGATCATCGCGAAACTGAAGGGCGGCGCGAAGTTCGAAGATCTCGCCAAACAGTATTCGAAGGACCCGGGTTCGGCAAAGAATGGTGGTGACCTCGACTGGTCGCCGGCCAATGCCTATGTGCCCGAATTCGCCGATGCACTGCAAAAGCTCCAGAAGGGCCAATACACCCAGGCCCCGGTCAAGACGCAGTTCGGCTATCACGTGATCGAGCTCGACGACGTGCGCGACGCGCAAATCCCGCCGCTGTCGGACGTCAAGCCGCAACTCGTGCAGCAGATGCAGGAAGAGAAGCTGCAAGGCTTCATCGAAGGCCTCGAGAAAAAGGCCAAGATTCAGTAA
- a CDS encoding BolA family protein, giving the protein MSMEQQIEARLTAALAPLEFALENDSARHAGHAGAASGGHYNLRIVSAAFTGRNRVARHRLVYDALADLMQNGIHALAIVALAPGEA; this is encoded by the coding sequence ATGAGCATGGAACAGCAAATCGAAGCGCGCCTCACGGCGGCCCTCGCCCCCCTCGAGTTCGCACTGGAGAACGACAGCGCCCGCCATGCGGGCCATGCCGGCGCCGCCTCGGGCGGCCATTACAATCTGCGCATCGTCTCGGCCGCCTTTACCGGACGTAACCGCGTGGCACGTCATCGCCTGGTGTATGATGCGCTAGCCGATTTGATGCAGAACGGCATTCACGCCCTCGCCATCGTCGCGCTCGCCCCCGGTGAAGCGTGA
- a CDS encoding septation protein A — protein sequence MKFLFDLLPVILFFVAFKFAGIYVATGIAIATTIAQVLWMWLRHRKVEPMQWVSLAIIVVFGGATMLLHDETFIKWKPTALYWLFGITLFVAELVFDKNLIRAMMEKQMALPENLWRAVNFSWALFFLAMGALNLVIAYHFSTDTWVDFKLFGGMGLMVVFIVVQSLWLAKYIKQDE from the coding sequence ATGAAATTTCTTTTCGACCTGTTACCGGTCATCCTGTTTTTCGTCGCCTTCAAGTTCGCCGGCATCTACGTCGCTACCGGCATTGCCATCGCGACGACGATTGCTCAGGTCCTGTGGATGTGGCTGCGACACCGCAAGGTCGAGCCCATGCAATGGGTCAGTCTGGCGATCATCGTGGTGTTCGGCGGTGCCACCATGCTGCTGCACGACGAAACCTTCATCAAGTGGAAACCCACGGCACTTTACTGGCTCTTCGGCATCACGCTGTTCGTCGCCGAACTCGTGTTCGACAAGAACCTGATCCGCGCGATGATGGAAAAGCAGATGGCGTTGCCCGAGAACCTGTGGCGCGCCGTGAACTTCAGCTGGGCGCTGTTCTTCCTCGCCATGGGTGCGCTCAACCTGGTAATCGCCTATCACTTCTCGACCGATACCTGGGTCGACTTCAAGCTCTTCGGCGGCATGGGCCTCATGGTCGTGTTCATCGTCGTGCAGAGCCTTTGGCTCGCGAAGTACATCAAGCAGGACGAATAA
- a CDS encoding YgiW/YdeI family stress tolerance OB fold protein → MSIKSNRFAFLPVAATLIAGAFAFGSPAQAQVNVPSASAGGTVAVPAVMPRAVTVEQALAAPKDVEAVIEGYIVNKLKHEHYTFRDAAGKTIEIELDDKHLPPGREITEKTHVRIWGEVDKHRLKPNDIDVKRIEIIE, encoded by the coding sequence GTGTCCATAAAATCGAATCGCTTCGCCTTCCTGCCCGTCGCCGCCACGCTCATCGCCGGCGCGTTTGCCTTCGGTTCCCCGGCGCAGGCTCAGGTCAACGTGCCGTCGGCTTCGGCTGGCGGCACGGTTGCCGTGCCCGCCGTCATGCCACGTGCCGTGACAGTGGAGCAGGCACTCGCCGCACCGAAGGACGTCGAAGCCGTCATCGAGGGCTACATCGTCAACAAGCTCAAACACGAGCACTACACCTTCCGCGACGCCGCCGGCAAGACCATCGAAATCGAGCTCGACGACAAGCACCTGCCGCCGGGTCGCGAAATTACCGAGAAGACGCACGTGCGCATCTGGGGCGAAGTCGACAAGCATCGACTCAAGCCCAACGATATCGACGTCAAACGCATTGAAATCATCGAGTAA
- the msrB gene encoding peptide-methionine (R)-S-oxide reductase MsrB, which yields MSKVEKSDAEWRAQLDDVEYQVTRHAATERAFTGRYWDHWKDGTYRCVCCGAPLFQSTEKFDAGCGWPSYSKPIDKSGIDEVMDYSHGMVRVEVRCHNCDAHLGHVFEDGPQPTGLRYCINSASLDFEDKDGQTESPKED from the coding sequence ATGAGCAAAGTGGAAAAGAGCGACGCCGAATGGCGCGCCCAACTCGACGACGTCGAATACCAGGTCACGCGCCACGCCGCGACCGAGCGCGCGTTCACGGGCCGCTACTGGGATCACTGGAAGGACGGCACCTATCGCTGTGTGTGTTGCGGCGCGCCGCTGTTTCAGTCGACCGAGAAATTCGACGCCGGTTGCGGCTGGCCAAGCTATTCGAAACCCATCGACAAATCGGGCATCGACGAAGTGATGGACTACAGTCACGGCATGGTGCGCGTGGAAGTGCGCTGCCACAATTGCGACGCCCACCTCGGCCACGTGTTCGAAGACGGCCCGCAGCCGACCGGATTGCGTTACTGCATCAATTCCGCTTCGCTCGATTTCGAGGACAAGGACGGCCAGACGGAGTCGCCGAAGGAAGACTGA
- a CDS encoding protein adenylyltransferase SelO yields MPANDRCAAAPHSLEPFGPLRLINRFATLGTDFYTRLSPQPLPEPYLVGFSADAARLLGWSPAAARDPEFLATFAGNAPLTGGDPLASVYSGHQFGVWAGQLGDGRALLLGESDGPGGRWEIQIKGGGLTPYSRMGDGRAVLRSSIREFLGSEAMFHLGVPTTRALCVIGSDAPVRRETIETAAVVTRLSPSFIRFGHFEHFWAADQHEALRQLADFTIDHHYPHCRDAANPYLAMLEAVCDATAELVAHWQAVGFCHGVMNTDNMSILGLTIDYGPFGFLDGFNAHHICNHSDSQGRYAYQAQPNVAYWNLFCLAQSLLPLFGEGDAAIEQAQSVLPVFKTRFAEEIDLRMRAKLGLRESHADDETLINRLFKLMHEGRVDFTHLFRQLATLQLDAPSADAPLRDMFIDREGFDAWAVDYRARLRHEASTDAKRAVAMHLVNPKYILRNHLAEIAIRRANEKDFSEVDTLLKVLSRPYDEQPEFERYAELPPDWAGQLEVSCSS; encoded by the coding sequence ATGCCGGCCAACGACCGCTGCGCTGCTGCGCCTCATTCGCTCGAACCGTTCGGACCGCTCCGTCTGATCAACCGCTTCGCCACGCTCGGCACGGATTTCTACACGCGCCTGTCGCCGCAACCGTTGCCCGAGCCCTACCTGGTCGGCTTCTCGGCCGACGCCGCCCGGCTGCTCGGCTGGTCGCCCGCCGCGGCACGCGACCCCGAGTTTCTCGCCACCTTTGCGGGCAACGCACCACTGACCGGCGGCGACCCGCTCGCGAGCGTCTATTCCGGGCATCAATTCGGTGTCTGGGCCGGGCAATTGGGCGACGGTCGCGCACTGCTGCTCGGCGAGTCGGACGGTCCGGGAGGACGCTGGGAAATCCAGATCAAGGGGGGCGGACTGACGCCCTATTCGCGCATGGGCGACGGCCGTGCGGTGCTGCGCTCGTCGATTCGCGAATTTCTCGGTTCGGAGGCGATGTTCCATCTGGGCGTGCCGACCACGCGCGCGCTGTGCGTGATCGGCTCCGATGCCCCCGTGCGTCGAGAAACCATCGAGACGGCCGCGGTTGTCACGCGCCTGTCGCCGAGTTTCATTCGATTCGGACACTTCGAACATTTCTGGGCCGCCGATCAGCACGAGGCGCTGCGCCAGTTGGCCGACTTCACGATCGATCACCACTATCCGCATTGCCGCGATGCCGCCAATCCGTACCTCGCGATGCTCGAGGCGGTGTGCGACGCGACGGCCGAACTGGTGGCGCACTGGCAAGCCGTGGGCTTCTGTCACGGCGTGATGAACACCGACAACATGTCGATTCTCGGACTGACGATCGACTACGGTCCGTTCGGATTCCTCGACGGATTCAACGCCCACCACATCTGCAATCATTCGGATTCGCAGGGCCGATACGCGTACCAGGCGCAGCCGAATGTCGCCTACTGGAACCTGTTCTGCCTCGCGCAGTCACTGTTGCCGCTGTTCGGCGAAGGCGATGCGGCCATCGAGCAGGCGCAGTCGGTGTTGCCCGTGTTCAAGACCCGCTTCGCCGAGGAAATCGATCTGCGCATGCGCGCCAAGCTCGGTTTGCGCGAGTCGCATGCGGATGATGAGACGCTCATCAACCGGCTATTCAAGCTGATGCACGAGGGGCGCGTCGACTTCACGCATCTGTTCCGTCAGCTCGCCACACTCCAGCTCGACGCCCCGTCAGCCGACGCCCCGTTGCGCGACATGTTTATCGATCGCGAAGGTTTCGACGCCTGGGCCGTGGACTATCGCGCCCGCCTGCGGCACGAGGCGAGCACCGATGCGAAGCGCGCGGTGGCCATGCACTTGGTCAACCCCAAGTACATCCTGCGCAACCATCTGGCCGAAATTGCGATCCGGCGCGCCAACGAGAAGGATTTCTCGGAAGTCGACACCTTGCTCAAGGTGCTCTCGCGCCCCTACGACGAACAGCCGGAATTCGAACGCTACGCCGAATTACCCCCCGACTGGGCCGGACAACTCGAGGTCAGTTGCTCGTCGTGA
- a CDS encoding 3-(methylthio)propionyl-CoA ligase: MATPLLGQMMAAPLLISSLLTHAARHHGDTEIVSRRVEGDIHRYTWRDAERRSRQLAQALRRLGVRDGERVGTLAWNGYRHLELYYAVSGMGSVIHTVNPRLFPEQIAYIVNHAEDRFVAFDIGFLPLVEAIAPQCPGVEGWIALADRAHLPPSQLPLLCYEDIVEAESGDFVWPSLDEHTASGLCYTSGTTGNPKGVLYSHRSTVLHAFGASLPDAMAMSARDAVLPVVPMFHVNAWGLPYSSALVGAKLVFPGKDLDGKSLYELFEAEGVTFSAGVPTVWLGLLTYVKSIGARFSTLERTVIGGSACPPAMLQTFEKDYGVRVIHAWGMSEMSPLGTLCHLRKHHRDLPAEAQQHILEKQGTAIYGVDLKIVGPDGEALPWDGKAFGDLYARGPWVLERYFRADASPLVDGWFPTGDVATIDAEGYVQITDRSKDVIKSGGEWISSIDVENIAMAHPEIHEAACIAMPHPKWEERPLLVVVRKPGSSLSREDVLAFYQGRVVKWWIPDDVVFVDEIPHTATGKMLKLKLREKFRDHRAAS, from the coding sequence ATGGCAACACCGCTCCTCGGCCAGATGATGGCCGCGCCGCTGCTGATTTCCTCGCTGCTCACGCACGCCGCCCGTCACCACGGCGATACCGAGATCGTGTCGCGTCGCGTGGAAGGCGACATTCACCGTTATACGTGGCGTGACGCCGAGCGGCGGTCGCGACAGCTTGCCCAGGCCCTGCGCCGCCTTGGCGTGCGTGACGGCGAGCGCGTGGGCACGCTCGCGTGGAACGGCTACCGCCATCTCGAGCTTTACTACGCCGTCTCGGGCATGGGGAGCGTGATTCATACTGTCAATCCGCGCCTGTTCCCGGAGCAGATCGCCTACATCGTCAATCACGCCGAAGATCGCTTCGTCGCGTTCGACATTGGTTTCCTGCCGCTGGTCGAGGCGATCGCGCCTCAGTGTCCGGGTGTCGAGGGCTGGATTGCCCTGGCCGACCGGGCGCATCTGCCGCCCTCGCAGTTGCCATTGCTGTGCTACGAGGACATCGTCGAGGCGGAAAGCGGCGATTTCGTCTGGCCGTCCCTCGACGAGCACACGGCGTCGGGCCTTTGCTACACGTCGGGCACGACCGGCAACCCGAAGGGCGTGCTCTACAGCCATCGCTCCACCGTGCTGCATGCCTTCGGTGCGTCGTTGCCCGATGCGATGGCGATGTCGGCGCGCGACGCCGTGCTGCCGGTGGTGCCGATGTTCCATGTGAACGCGTGGGGACTGCCGTACTCCAGCGCGCTCGTCGGTGCCAAGCTCGTGTTTCCGGGCAAGGATCTCGACGGCAAGTCGCTTTATGAACTGTTCGAGGCCGAGGGCGTGACGTTTTCGGCGGGCGTGCCGACCGTGTGGCTGGGGTTGCTCACGTACGTCAAGTCCATCGGTGCGCGTTTCTCCACGCTCGAGCGTACGGTGATCGGAGGATCGGCCTGTCCGCCGGCCATGCTGCAGACCTTCGAGAAGGACTACGGCGTACGCGTGATTCACGCCTGGGGCATGAGTGAGATGTCGCCGCTGGGCACGCTGTGTCATTTGCGCAAGCATCATCGCGACCTGCCGGCCGAGGCGCAGCAGCATATTCTGGAGAAGCAGGGCACGGCGATCTATGGTGTCGACCTGAAGATCGTGGGGCCCGACGGCGAAGCGTTGCCCTGGGACGGCAAGGCGTTCGGAGACCTTTACGCCCGGGGGCCGTGGGTGCTGGAGCGTTATTTCCGCGCCGACGCGTCGCCGCTGGTCGACGGCTGGTTCCCTACCGGCGACGTGGCGACCATCGATGCCGAGGGATATGTGCAGATCACGGACCGAAGCAAGGACGTCATCAAGTCGGGCGGCGAATGGATCAGTTCGATCGACGTCGAGAACATCGCCATGGCGCATCCGGAAATTCACGAGGCCGCGTGCATCGCCATGCCGCATCCGAAATGGGAGGAGCGGCCGCTGCTCGTGGTCGTACGCAAACCCGGCTCGTCGCTGTCGCGCGAGGACGTGTTGGCGTTCTATCAGGGGCGCGTCGTGAAGTGGTGGATTCCGGACGACGTCGTCTTCGTCGACGAAATCCCTCACACCGCAACCGGGAAGATGCTCAAGCTCAAACTGCGCGAGAAGTTCCGCGACCATCGCGCGGCGTCTTAG
- a CDS encoding branched-chain amino acid ABC transporter permease, translating into MHLLSATAGLVLVNGVSYGLLLFMLSSGLTLIFSMLGVLNFAHASFYMLGAYFAYALSARIGFWAALIAAPLLVGAVGALFERSVLRRLRARGVLAELLATFGLAYVVVELVQLAWGRGPVDYAVPAVLDGTLIGIAGVAVPAYRLFLMLLACAIALLVWGTLRATRAGLVLQAALSQPAMTQALGYDVPALYTGVFACGAALAALAGAAGGNVLVTEPGMAATVGSVVFVVVVVGGLGSLGGAFVASLLIGLLQTWAVTSDASLVAWWPSAQAGALAPLAPLARLSVAQLAPAVPYLLMVAVLLWRPRGLAGVREG; encoded by the coding sequence GTGCATCTGCTGAGTGCCACCGCCGGCCTCGTACTCGTGAATGGGGTGAGCTATGGCTTGCTGCTATTCATGCTGTCCAGCGGACTCACGCTCATCTTCAGCATGCTGGGGGTGCTGAACTTCGCGCATGCGAGCTTCTACATGCTGGGCGCGTACTTTGCTTACGCGCTGTCGGCGCGGATCGGGTTCTGGGCGGCGCTGATCGCGGCGCCGCTGCTCGTCGGCGCTGTCGGGGCATTGTTCGAGCGCAGCGTGCTTCGGCGGCTACGGGCGCGCGGCGTGCTGGCGGAGTTGCTCGCCACGTTCGGGCTGGCCTACGTCGTGGTCGAGCTGGTGCAGTTGGCGTGGGGGCGTGGTCCGGTGGACTATGCCGTGCCGGCCGTTCTCGACGGGACCCTGATCGGCATCGCGGGGGTGGCGGTGCCTGCCTACCGATTGTTCCTGATGCTGCTGGCGTGCGCGATTGCGCTTCTGGTGTGGGGGACGCTGCGTGCCACGCGCGCCGGGCTCGTGCTTCAGGCCGCGCTGTCGCAGCCCGCGATGACGCAGGCGCTCGGCTACGACGTGCCCGCGCTATACACGGGCGTGTTCGCCTGCGGCGCGGCGCTGGCGGCGCTCGCCGGCGCGGCAGGCGGCAATGTGCTCGTCACCGAACCGGGGATGGCGGCAACGGTGGGCAGTGTCGTGTTCGTGGTGGTGGTGGTCGGCGGGCTCGGATCGTTGGGCGGGGCTTTCGTGGCATCGCTGCTCATCGGGCTGTTGCAAACGTGGGCCGTCACGAGCGATGCGAGCCTGGTGGCGTGGTGGCCCTCGGCGCAGGCGGGCGCGCTCGCCCCCCTGGCACCCCTCGCGCGCCTGAGCGTGGCGCAGCTCGCGCCCGCGGTGCCATATCTGTTGATGGTGGCGGTGCTTTTGTGGCGCCCGCGCGGGCTTGCTGGCGTGCGGGAGGGATGA